One region of Vallitalea okinawensis genomic DNA includes:
- a CDS encoding GNAT family N-acetyltransferase encodes MEIRYAKEEDRRAIQSLWEYCFKDSESFNTYYFKQVFAPENTLLCLEDDQLKTALQLNPHDLFIGDHVYKSSYVVGVSSRPEARGKGYMKALMQKSLEEMYHKGEIFSILMPIDSRIYEPYGYAYISDHLKYKVNLSSINRVKLSTELVPIQEQHLYELTRFYNLQMQNKGIWVHRNEKLFNRILDEVASEGGYCYACEQGGRITGFLFYYLAEDQLEVREMLYDDKRTLETFMNLFLMHQTQVKRIKVNEASDGRLKYLLPQDGINIMHLAPFMMGRIINFKRFIEALDFSTNEDAEIRISVIDEHIKENNKVYGIKYGPNRVKVEENQQKPHVTLSISSLTGLLTGYLTYDEVVFLDGLTYNKKAKQFFNILSNQTNYINEFV; translated from the coding sequence ATGGAAATACGTTATGCTAAAGAAGAAGATCGTAGGGCTATTCAAAGCTTATGGGAGTACTGTTTTAAGGATTCTGAAAGTTTTAACACTTACTATTTCAAGCAAGTTTTTGCTCCTGAAAATACCCTGTTATGTCTTGAGGATGATCAGCTGAAAACGGCTCTGCAGCTTAATCCACACGACTTGTTTATAGGTGATCATGTATATAAGTCCTCCTATGTGGTTGGTGTTTCATCACGACCAGAAGCTAGAGGAAAGGGGTATATGAAAGCTTTGATGCAAAAATCCTTAGAGGAAATGTATCATAAAGGTGAAATATTCTCAATCTTAATGCCAATAGATAGTCGAATTTATGAGCCTTATGGTTATGCCTATATAAGCGACCATTTAAAGTATAAGGTTAATCTATCCAGCATAAATAGAGTAAAATTATCAACTGAATTAGTTCCAATACAAGAACAACATTTATATGAGTTAACAAGATTTTATAACTTACAAATGCAGAATAAAGGTATCTGGGTTCATAGAAATGAAAAGCTATTCAATAGGATATTAGATGAAGTAGCGTCCGAGGGTGGTTACTGCTATGCTTGTGAACAGGGTGGAAGAATAACGGGCTTTCTTTTTTACTATCTAGCTGAAGATCAACTAGAGGTAAGGGAAATGCTTTATGACGATAAACGTACCCTAGAAACATTCATGAACTTATTCCTTATGCACCAAACACAAGTTAAAAGAATTAAGGTGAATGAAGCTTCTGATGGTCGATTGAAATATCTTCTCCCACAGGATGGTATCAACATCATGCATTTAGCGCCTTTTATGATGGGACGCATTATCAACTTTAAGAGATTTATAGAAGCATTAGACTTCTCTACAAATGAAGATGCAGAGATTCGAATAAGTGTCATAGATGAGCATATAAAAGAAAATAATAAGGTGTATGGAATCAAATACGGTCCAAATAGAGTAAAAGTTGAAGAAAATCAACAAAAACCCCATGTGACCTTATCTATTTCCTCCTTAACGGGATTATTGACTGGGTATTTGACTTATGATGAAGTTGTTTTTCTAGATGGGTTAACTTATAATAAGAAAGCAAAGCAATTTTTTAACATTTTATCTAACCAAACAAATTATATCAATGAGTTTGTTTAG
- a CDS encoding DUF2156 domain-containing protein produces the protein MEFKPVDLQDDHLLQPFFHLTTEGICEYNTNIMYLWYNVYKTHFCIEDDILFLKQDYKGREYALMPICKPNDYKKAFDHMQDHINASGYPLEMYCVEPEFAQFVEEHYEEHFEVYPDRDSFDYIYEGDALRLLKGKKYHKKRNHINAFKKDFDKRYLYKRLSAEDKEDCCELLKKWRTQKTDSPYDQIQGEILGIKRVFEHLEESNVKVGGIYIDGQLEAFSMGSYLNSKKEMAVIHVEKANPDIRGLYPMINQEFLLAEFPDVPFVNREEDLGIEGIRQAKLTYRPIRFAEKYNITERVE, from the coding sequence ATGGAATTTAAACCAGTTGATTTACAAGACGATCACCTGCTTCAACCTTTTTTTCATCTAACGACAGAAGGAATTTGTGAGTATAATACTAATATCATGTATCTATGGTATAACGTTTATAAAACCCACTTTTGTATTGAGGATGACATTCTATTTCTTAAGCAAGATTATAAAGGTCGTGAATATGCATTAATGCCTATATGTAAGCCTAATGACTATAAGAAGGCATTTGATCATATGCAAGATCATATCAACGCTTCAGGGTATCCATTGGAGATGTACTGTGTAGAACCTGAATTTGCTCAATTTGTTGAAGAACATTATGAGGAGCATTTTGAAGTCTATCCAGATCGAGATTCATTTGATTATATTTATGAAGGGGATGCTTTAAGGCTGCTAAAAGGTAAGAAATATCATAAAAAAAGAAATCATATCAATGCATTTAAAAAGGATTTTGATAAAAGATATTTATACAAGAGACTATCTGCAGAAGATAAAGAGGATTGTTGTGAATTATTAAAGAAATGGCGTACTCAGAAAACAGATTCACCTTATGATCAAATTCAAGGTGAGATTCTAGGCATAAAAAGGGTGTTTGAACATCTTGAAGAAAGCAACGTAAAAGTTGGGGGAATCTACATAGATGGGCAATTGGAGGCTTTTTCAATGGGAAGTTATCTCAATAGCAAAAAAGAAATGGCAGTTATTCATGTTGAAAAAGCTAATCCTGACATACGAGGATTGTATCCAATGATTAATCAAGAATTCTTGCTAGCAGAATTTCCTGATGTTCCCTTCGTTAATCGAGAAGAAGATTTGGGGATAGAGGGGATACGACAAGCCAAATTAACTTATCGGCCTATTCGATTTGCTGAAAAATATAATATAACTGAAAGGGTAGAATAA
- a CDS encoding AEC family transporter, which produces MSEVIAKILPVILLIGLGYFLRWKQVINSVAISEMKKAVINIFLPAVLFVTFVDMELQDEYLLVFVAIFVLLILLFLIGILINKIPKVSHPLLPFALTATTFGLLGLSLYETVFGSENLIKMSIIGVGHELFIWFVYITLMKIRLNNEKFNLKVIMDFIKSPLIIAVVSGLALNMLGLSHYFHDNALLSGFFTTLKYLASISTPLILIIVGYGLVLNRKYMEKSIQLIILRLVVMLSIGYLFKWLVLDNIINDQFFDYAYFTFLILPPPMSLPIFAGKYSTKENSELLNNMVVLNTIICIIAFVAFTLIIL; this is translated from the coding sequence ATGTCAGAAGTAATTGCTAAAATTTTACCCGTAATTTTATTAATTGGATTAGGTTATTTTTTAAGATGGAAACAAGTTATTAATTCTGTGGCTATAAGTGAAATGAAAAAAGCAGTAATCAATATATTCTTACCAGCTGTTTTGTTTGTAACCTTTGTAGATATGGAACTTCAGGACGAGTATCTATTGGTTTTTGTAGCAATATTTGTATTGCTCATTCTCTTGTTTTTGATTGGTATTCTTATCAATAAAATTCCTAAGGTCAGTCATCCTCTATTGCCCTTTGCTTTAACAGCTACGACCTTTGGACTATTAGGGCTATCATTATACGAAACAGTTTTTGGAAGTGAAAACTTAATTAAAATGAGTATTATCGGTGTGGGTCATGAATTATTTATCTGGTTTGTGTACATAACGTTGATGAAAATACGTCTTAATAATGAGAAGTTTAATTTAAAGGTTATTATGGATTTTATCAAGTCACCTTTAATTATCGCAGTGGTCTCAGGCTTAGCTCTCAATATGCTTGGACTATCCCATTATTTTCATGATAATGCCCTTTTGAGTGGCTTTTTCACTACTCTAAAATATCTAGCCAGTATTTCAACACCCTTAATTTTGATCATTGTAGGGTATGGGCTGGTTCTTAATCGAAAGTATATGGAGAAGAGCATCCAATTAATTATTCTTCGTTTAGTGGTTATGCTAAGTATAGGTTATCTCTTTAAGTGGCTAGTTTTAGATAACATCATCAATGATCAATTCTTTGACTACGCTTATTTTACCTTTTTAATATTACCACCACCAATGTCATTACCTATTTTCGCTGGTAAGTACAGTACCAAAGAAAACAGTGAGTTGCTTAATAATATGGTGGTGCTCAACACTATTATTTGCATCATCGCATTTGTAGCATTCACCTTGATTATCTTATAA
- a CDS encoding heparinase II/III domain-containing protein codes for MLVENMPIDLKVLSREQFIPFPKCGDRSFWGGLDSQLQKDIVSQGDVFKEFSYPMLPAVRYMDFVRNGNRTRYKEDYDKRRYALGSLVMAECVADNGTYLDDIINGIYCICEESSWVVPAHNNQYVDLERYMLPHNTEYMIDLFAAETGELLASAYYLLKDKLDPISPLICEKIQLEIKKRIIEPYRIHLHYWWMGYVGREPNNWNPWITSNVLLATMIIEDNDDYRIQIVKKALHVLDKFIAIYDEDGGCDEGPGYWTRAAASLFDALEVLCAVTEGQLNYYDNPLIKDMGRYVYKMQICNDAYLNFADCGAKVEQPAELIYRYGKRIGCEALMHHGLATFHYHQCKITDIPWFSAYRHMNCYMNYNEMKAQIADFPYVQECFMKYIQVMTTREAAGKIEGLFLGAKGGHNNESHNHNDIGQFVVYKDGKPMIIDVGVGVYSKKTFSPRRYEIWNMQSGYHNLPVINGVDQKDGEAYYGSVCDYEATEKSMSITYELAKAYPDEACVNTYQRRLVLDRKEKVVRLEDKYHLSQLKEPMAWHLMTQKEPLMTNNGLTIINDGTELHIDMPVDHFVLEIEKVPLDDKNLKSVWGEHIYRTKFIKKDEKLRSDFSLLMY; via the coding sequence ATGTTAGTGGAGAATATGCCAATAGATTTAAAGGTATTATCTAGGGAGCAGTTTATTCCATTTCCGAAGTGTGGCGATCGATCATTTTGGGGTGGATTGGATAGTCAGTTGCAAAAGGATATTGTGAGTCAAGGGGATGTCTTTAAAGAATTTAGTTATCCCATGTTACCAGCAGTACGTTATATGGATTTCGTTCGTAATGGTAATCGGACTCGTTATAAGGAGGATTATGACAAGCGTCGCTACGCTTTAGGTAGTTTGGTCATGGCTGAATGTGTAGCTGATAATGGAACTTATTTGGATGATATTATTAACGGTATTTATTGCATTTGTGAAGAAAGTAGCTGGGTAGTACCGGCACATAACAATCAATATGTAGATTTAGAAAGATACATGCTTCCGCATAACACAGAATATATGATAGATTTATTTGCAGCTGAGACAGGCGAATTGCTAGCTTCTGCCTATTATCTCCTTAAAGATAAGTTGGACCCAATATCACCTCTGATTTGCGAGAAAATCCAGTTGGAGATTAAAAAGCGTATTATTGAGCCATATCGTATACATTTGCATTATTGGTGGATGGGCTATGTTGGGCGAGAACCAAACAATTGGAATCCTTGGATTACCTCAAATGTACTATTAGCAACCATGATCATAGAAGATAATGATGACTATCGCATTCAAATTGTAAAGAAAGCACTTCATGTATTGGATAAATTTATAGCCATTTATGATGAGGATGGAGGTTGCGATGAAGGACCTGGTTACTGGACAAGAGCAGCGGCATCCTTATTCGATGCTTTGGAAGTACTATGCGCTGTAACAGAAGGACAACTGAACTATTATGATAATCCTCTTATTAAAGATATGGGGCGTTATGTGTATAAAATGCAGATTTGTAATGATGCATATCTCAATTTTGCCGATTGTGGGGCTAAAGTTGAGCAGCCTGCAGAGTTAATCTACCGATATGGTAAACGAATCGGATGTGAGGCATTGATGCATCATGGATTGGCTACATTTCATTATCATCAATGTAAGATAACAGATATACCATGGTTTTCTGCCTACCGACATATGAACTGCTATATGAACTACAATGAAATGAAAGCGCAAATTGCAGATTTCCCATATGTTCAGGAGTGTTTTATGAAATATATCCAAGTCATGACAACAAGAGAGGCAGCAGGAAAGATAGAAGGGTTATTCCTAGGAGCCAAAGGTGGTCATAATAACGAAAGCCATAATCATAATGACATTGGGCAATTCGTCGTTTACAAGGATGGAAAGCCAATGATCATTGATGTTGGGGTAGGTGTTTACTCTAAAAAAACTTTTTCACCTAGACGCTATGAGATTTGGAATATGCAATCAGGATATCATAATCTACCAGTTATTAATGGCGTAGACCAAAAAGATGGTGAAGCTTATTATGGCTCCGTATGCGATTATGAAGCAACTGAGAAGTCTATGTCTATTACTTACGAGTTAGCTAAAGCTTATCCAGATGAAGCATGTGTTAATACTTACCAACGACGTCTAGTATTAGACCGTAAGGAGAAAGTTGTTCGTTTAGAAGATAAGTATCATTTATCTCAGTTGAAAGAGCCTATGGCATGGCATCTAATGACACAAAAAGAACCTCTGATGACTAACAATGGATTAACAATTATTAATGATGGAACAGAGTTACATATAGACATGCCTGTTGACCATTTTGTGCTAGAAATTGAAAAAGTACCACTCGATGATAAGAATTTGAAAAGTGTTTGGGGTGAGCATATTTATCGCACTAAGTTCATCAAGAAAGATGAAAAACTTAGGAGTGACTTTTCCCTCTTAATGTACTAA
- a CDS encoding LacI family DNA-binding transcriptional regulator encodes MKKRVTSTDVAKEAGVSRATVSYILNDVKGISIKEETKKKVLKAANKLGYHPDSMAQALKTNKSMAIGVVSKRKISEQRFIHVLSGIKDELSKHKYSITLCSEEVDARGMPEYYSFYKSKKIDGIIFLSYQEGIDREELKIVTQMIQKEQIPTVFADYHMYDPSINCIDINYYHGAYIATQHVIEKGYNNLILLLPHVVSEQEKQRLKGVKKAVDDAKNTLLEIVRIHADVCTECEKIFDSIKQSNQRTAIIGAWHKFAFETLYETNKNKILVPEDVAVISLAGSSFASYSYPRLTTCDLPLYELGKKSAMTLLETLTEPSTMPVNMSLPCSLTERDSC; translated from the coding sequence ATGAAAAAACGAGTAACAAGTACAGACGTAGCCAAAGAAGCAGGTGTTTCTCGTGCTACAGTTTCTTATATATTGAATGACGTCAAAGGGATTAGTATTAAAGAAGAGACTAAGAAAAAGGTTTTAAAAGCAGCAAATAAGCTTGGATATCATCCGGATTCCATGGCCCAGGCATTAAAAACTAATAAATCCATGGCTATCGGTGTGGTCTCTAAAAGGAAAATAAGTGAACAGAGGTTTATCCATGTACTAAGTGGTATAAAAGATGAACTGAGTAAGCATAAGTACAGTATCACACTATGTTCAGAAGAGGTGGATGCTAGAGGGATGCCTGAGTATTATTCTTTTTACAAGAGTAAAAAAATTGATGGTATTATCTTTTTATCTTACCAAGAAGGAATTGATCGAGAAGAACTCAAAATAGTAACACAAATGATTCAGAAAGAGCAAATACCAACTGTTTTTGCAGATTACCACATGTATGATCCATCAATCAATTGTATTGACATTAATTATTATCATGGTGCTTATATAGCAACTCAGCATGTTATAGAAAAAGGATATAATAACTTAATTTTATTATTACCTCATGTGGTTTCAGAACAAGAGAAACAGCGTCTAAAAGGTGTTAAGAAAGCTGTGGATGATGCAAAAAATACCCTATTAGAAATCGTCAGAATTCATGCAGATGTATGTACAGAGTGTGAGAAAATCTTTGACAGCATAAAGCAAAGTAATCAACGTACTGCAATAATTGGTGCTTGGCACAAGTTTGCTTTTGAAACTTTATATGAGACCAATAAAAACAAAATACTTGTTCCAGAAGATGTAGCAGTCATTTCATTGGCTGGCTCTAGCTTTGCATCCTATTCTTATCCAAGACTTACAACTTGTGACTTGCCTTTATACGAATTAGGCAAAAAAAGTGCCATGACATTATTAGAAACATTGACGGAACCTTCAACTATGCCTGTGAACATGTCCTTACCTTGTAGTTTGACTGAGAGGGATTCTTGTTAG
- a CDS encoding M48 family metallopeptidase, whose amino-acid sequence MNQVVLKGKTVDYELIYRQRKTMEIRLLPPNHIRVISPKGVPKSEIEKVLRKKEAWLLGKLDELAQFEPVTKQMKSGEMFYYLGNQIPMMIHKGNKDHVVFHDDRIEMHIKNEASNHMKQVLINAYSDATMQWIKFFVDKYVDQMTVKPQKIRIKNQRKRWGSCSSKKNLNFNWRLSMMPIEVIEYIVVHEMCHLIHLNHSKDFWQLVEKFLPDYKLRQEWVKKHGYTIMNIIAI is encoded by the coding sequence ATGAATCAAGTTGTATTAAAAGGCAAAACTGTTGATTATGAGTTGATCTATCGTCAGCGTAAAACCATGGAAATTCGATTATTACCACCCAATCACATACGAGTTATTTCACCTAAAGGGGTGCCAAAAAGTGAAATAGAGAAAGTGTTAAGAAAAAAAGAAGCTTGGCTCTTAGGTAAACTTGATGAATTGGCGCAATTTGAACCTGTAACTAAGCAAATGAAATCAGGGGAAATGTTTTATTACCTAGGAAATCAAATACCCATGATGATCCATAAAGGTAATAAAGATCATGTAGTTTTTCATGATGATCGTATAGAGATGCATATTAAAAATGAAGCATCCAACCATATGAAACAAGTCTTAATCAATGCTTATTCAGATGCAACCATGCAATGGATTAAGTTTTTTGTGGATAAATACGTTGACCAAATGACAGTAAAACCCCAGAAGATTCGAATTAAGAATCAACGAAAAAGATGGGGAAGTTGTAGTTCTAAGAAGAATCTTAACTTCAATTGGCGCTTGAGCATGATGCCAATTGAAGTCATTGAATATATCGTTGTTCATGAAATGTGCCATCTAATTCATTTAAACCATTCAAAGGACTTTTGGCAATTAGTCGAGAAATTCTTACCTGATTATAAATTACGTCAAGAATGGGTGAAAAAGCACGGCTATACAATCATGAATATAATAGCCATATAG
- a CDS encoding sulfatase: protein MKAIMVMFDSLNKHYLPNYGCDWTKLPNFKRLGDRTVTFDQFYVGSMPCMPARRELHAGRYNMLHRSWGPLEPFDDSMPEILKNNGVYTHLVSDHQHYWEDGGCTYHSRYSSWEISRGQEGDTWKGMVGEPHIPEHEYTSHEKGRLWRQDWVNRQYLVSEDNQPQAKTFKAGLEFIEKNYTEDQWFLQIETFDPHEPFFTQQHYKDLYPHQYDGRHFDWPPYDKVTQRDEIVGHARYQYAALLSMCDHYLGKVLDMMDNYNMWEDTMLIVNTDHGFFLGEKNWWAKSIMPLYNEIANTPFFIWDPRIGAKHKRCSVLAQTIDIAPTLLEYFGVEIPKDMQGQSLKKAIAHDERLRDTILFGYFGKFLNVTDGEYVYMRNAESDVPIYQYTLMPTHMRSMFKPSEFEGMELSAPFSFTKGCQLMKIKTEPRHLSGKYTFKENKLFNVKEDPCQENELTDRDIEERMMKLMIRLMDESDAPKEQYKRYNLI from the coding sequence ATGAAAGCAATTATGGTAATGTTTGATTCACTGAACAAGCACTATTTACCTAACTATGGCTGTGATTGGACAAAACTGCCCAATTTCAAGAGATTAGGTGATAGAACAGTAACTTTCGACCAGTTTTATGTTGGTAGTATGCCTTGTATGCCTGCAAGGAGGGAGTTGCACGCTGGTCGCTACAACATGCTGCATCGAAGTTGGGGACCTTTGGAACCCTTTGATGACTCAATGCCAGAAATATTAAAGAACAATGGGGTTTATACACACCTTGTTTCTGACCATCAGCACTATTGGGAAGATGGAGGTTGTACATATCATTCCAGATATTCATCATGGGAAATATCACGTGGTCAAGAAGGGGATACTTGGAAAGGAATGGTTGGTGAACCTCACATACCAGAGCATGAATACACAAGTCATGAAAAGGGGAGACTTTGGCGTCAAGATTGGGTTAATCGACAATATCTAGTTTCTGAAGATAATCAGCCTCAAGCTAAAACCTTTAAAGCAGGTTTAGAATTTATTGAGAAGAATTATACCGAAGACCAATGGTTTCTTCAAATAGAAACATTCGATCCACATGAACCTTTTTTCACACAACAGCATTATAAAGATCTATATCCACATCAATATGATGGACGACATTTTGATTGGCCTCCATATGATAAAGTAACTCAACGCGATGAGATAGTAGGACATGCCCGTTATCAATATGCGGCTTTGCTTAGTATGTGTGACCATTATTTAGGTAAAGTTCTTGACATGATGGATAACTATAATATGTGGGAAGATACAATGCTTATTGTTAATACAGATCATGGCTTTTTCCTTGGGGAGAAGAATTGGTGGGCAAAGTCGATTATGCCATTATATAATGAAATAGCTAATACTCCTTTTTTTATATGGGATCCTAGGATAGGTGCGAAGCATAAACGGTGTAGTGTCTTAGCACAAACAATAGATATTGCACCTACGTTACTTGAATATTTTGGCGTAGAAATTCCAAAAGATATGCAAGGACAATCTCTTAAAAAGGCTATAGCACATGATGAGAGACTAAGGGATACTATTCTTTTTGGTTATTTCGGTAAGTTTCTTAATGTCACAGACGGTGAATATGTTTATATGAGAAACGCTGAATCTGATGTACCTATTTATCAGTACACCTTAATGCCAACCCATATGAGAAGTATGTTTAAACCTAGTGAATTTGAAGGAATGGAATTAAGTGCTCCTTTTAGTTTTACAAAAGGCTGTCAATTAATGAAGATCAAAACAGAACCTAGACATCTCAGCGGAAAGTATACCTTTAAAGAGAATAAGTTATTTAATGTAAAAGAAGATCCATGCCAAGAAAATGAACTTACAGATAGAGATATTGAAGAAAGAATGATGAAACTAATGATAAGACTAATGGATGAATCAGATGCACCAAAAGAACAATATAAGCGATATAACCTCATATAA
- a CDS encoding helix-turn-helix transcriptional regulator, producing the protein MTKKNMIQSYLSSNYKIDLNQLLQIQHENVIYRFEIERLVYRKFEENEYLHFIKRKMLTTHSYRLIYYRKSGNAVWIDKKLVQCPEGTLLLLSPGEQPSNTPNIKGAYEIIVFVFDYKSIEGKYLTIPFSALLLYYINAAELDLETFSVLPLSHQQQLLTILDNIFLAIQNFPKTFQSTNPAYTTSFNMAGTVLQLFDFISSMNRKNIDIIPTPIKEAIFYIESNYQQQLSIEDLTRIASISKTHFQHLFKKYTQTTPIQFQQNIRLNNARLLLSETNRSCREIAEEIGYSNQYYFSKLFKEKTGMSPLTFRKQSRNI; encoded by the coding sequence ATGACAAAAAAAAATATGATTCAAAGTTATTTGTCTTCTAATTACAAAATTGATCTGAATCAACTATTGCAAATCCAGCATGAAAATGTAATTTATCGTTTTGAAATAGAGAGACTTGTCTACAGGAAATTCGAAGAAAATGAATACTTACATTTTATAAAAAGAAAAATGCTTACGACTCATAGCTATCGTCTGATCTATTATCGTAAAAGTGGTAATGCTGTTTGGATAGATAAAAAATTAGTTCAATGCCCTGAAGGCACTCTCCTCTTATTATCACCTGGCGAGCAACCAAGTAATACACCAAATATCAAAGGTGCTTATGAAATTATAGTCTTTGTATTTGATTATAAGTCAATTGAGGGAAAATACTTGACTATTCCCTTTTCAGCATTATTACTGTATTATATTAATGCAGCAGAGTTAGACCTTGAAACATTTTCTGTCCTTCCATTGAGTCATCAGCAGCAACTCCTGACCATACTCGATAATATATTCTTAGCTATTCAGAATTTTCCTAAGACTTTTCAATCAACGAACCCTGCATACACGACCTCATTTAATATGGCTGGTACAGTACTTCAACTGTTTGACTTCATATCCAGTATGAATCGTAAAAATATTGATATAATCCCTACTCCTATAAAAGAGGCTATATTTTACATTGAGTCAAATTATCAGCAACAACTTTCAATAGAAGATTTAACAAGAATAGCATCCATATCCAAAACTCATTTCCAGCATTTATTCAAAAAATATACCCAGACAACGCCCATCCAATTTCAACAAAATATCAGATTGAACAATGCTAGATTACTACTTTCTGAAACCAACCGTTCTTGTAGAGAAATTGCTGAAGAAATAGGCTATAGTAATCAATATTATTTTAGTAAACTCTTCAAAGAAAAAACAGGAATGTCACCCCTAACATTTAGAAAGCAGAGCAGAAACATATAA
- a CDS encoding Mrp/NBP35 family ATP-binding protein, with amino-acid sequence MGDCNSCPSNSKCSTSKKEECGIKNNPLNHVKHVIGVMSGKGGVGKSTVSVMLAKSLVKQGYKVGIMDADITGPSVPRLLGIEDKRATVMEQGIVPYILKDGLKVISLNLLIEEENKPVIWRGPMIGKMVQQFWTDVIWEDLDYLVIDMPPGTGDVALTIMQMIPLEGIVMVSVPQDMISMIVAKAINMTKAMNVDVLGVIENMSYIQCPDCSKKIRLFEGDVDKFLKEHDLPLFGEIPMHKDIIKMPHTLEELPDEIREIFENIGTNVVNAVEK; translated from the coding sequence ATGGGCGATTGTAATAGCTGTCCATCAAATAGCAAATGCAGTACAAGTAAAAAAGAGGAATGTGGTATCAAGAATAATCCTCTTAATCATGTAAAACATGTTATCGGTGTTATGAGTGGTAAAGGTGGTGTTGGTAAATCCACGGTATCTGTTATGTTAGCTAAAAGTCTTGTTAAGCAAGGTTATAAAGTTGGTATTATGGATGCAGATATAACTGGACCATCCGTACCGCGTTTATTAGGTATAGAAGATAAAAGAGCAACTGTTATGGAGCAGGGTATTGTACCTTATATCCTAAAAGATGGCTTAAAAGTTATTTCTCTTAATCTATTGATTGAAGAAGAAAACAAACCCGTTATATGGCGTGGACCAATGATTGGTAAAATGGTTCAGCAATTCTGGACAGATGTTATCTGGGAAGATTTAGATTATTTAGTTATTGATATGCCACCAGGAACTGGAGATGTAGCCTTAACTATTATGCAAATGATTCCTCTTGAAGGTATTGTGATGGTATCTGTTCCACAAGATATGATTTCTATGATTGTAGCCAAAGCCATCAATATGACCAAGGCTATGAATGTTGATGTTCTAGGTGTCATTGAAAACATGAGTTATATTCAATGCCCTGATTGTAGTAAGAAAATAAGACTGTTTGAAGGTGATGTTGACAAATTCCTTAAGGAACATGACTTACCTTTATTTGGTGAAATACCAATGCATAAAGATATCATAAAAATGCCACATACATTAGAGGAATTACCTGATGAGATTCGCGAAATCTTTGAAAACATAGGTACTAATGTGGTTAATGCAGTTGAAAAGTAG